Proteins encoded within one genomic window of Kibdelosporangium phytohabitans:
- a CDS encoding PfkB family carbohydrate kinase produces the protein MPRARFVAPGANARLKLGTPHVKRIAAADVVLAQLEIPLDVVLAAVRARRPGAVMALNAAPARDLPEEIWGAIDLLIVNEHEASDLPRTSGPAASKLLERVPAVVVTLGGDGCVVAERGSEPLHIPGIRADVVDTTGAGDTFCGVLAAGLARGLSLPDAARLACAAGALAVTRPGAQGAVPTAAEVAAFAGGKAS, from the coding sequence GTGCCGCGCGCCCGCTTCGTCGCACCCGGAGCCAACGCCCGGCTGAAGCTCGGCACCCCACACGTCAAACGGATCGCCGCCGCCGACGTCGTGCTAGCCCAGTTGGAGATCCCCCTTGATGTGGTGCTCGCGGCTGTGCGGGCACGGCGACCCGGCGCGGTCATGGCGCTCAACGCGGCACCGGCGCGTGATCTCCCCGAAGAGATATGGGGCGCGATCGATCTGCTCATTGTCAACGAGCACGAAGCCTCCGACCTCCCACGCACCTCGGGCCCGGCCGCGTCGAAGCTGCTGGAGCGTGTTCCCGCCGTCGTCGTCACCCTCGGGGGAGACGGTTGCGTTGTCGCCGAACGCGGCAGCGAACCCCTGCACATCCCCGGAATTCGTGCGGACGTTGTGGACACCACCGGTGCGGGCGACACGTTCTGCGGTGTTCTCGCCGCGGGTCTCGCCCGGGGGCTCAGTCTTCCCGACGCTGCGCGGCTGGCCTGTGCGGCCGGAGCCCTGGCGGTCACGCGACCGGGTGCTCAGGGCGCCGTCCCGACGGCGGCGGAGGTCGCGGCATTCGCCGGAGGAAAGGCATCATGA
- a CDS encoding response regulator, producing MRIVIAEDDLLLREGLALLLRAESLDVVAAVGHPDDFLAAVDKHRPEAAIVDVRMPPTHTDEGITAAVAARRRHPGLAVLVLSAYVEQAFATQLLTDGGSHLGYLLKERVGRVTEFLDALHRVAGGGTAMDPEVIAQLLTRTRSDTRVDRLTARERDVLALMAEGLGNSVIAERLSVTDGAVHKHIRSIFAKLDLSPTDRVDRRVTAVLRYLEDSRHRA from the coding sequence GTGCGGATCGTGATCGCCGAGGACGACCTGCTGCTGCGCGAAGGTTTAGCGCTGTTGCTGCGCGCGGAGTCGCTGGACGTCGTCGCCGCAGTGGGACACCCAGACGACTTCCTCGCTGCGGTGGACAAGCACAGGCCCGAGGCGGCCATTGTGGACGTCCGAATGCCACCCACCCACACCGACGAGGGCATCACCGCAGCGGTGGCCGCACGACGTCGTCACCCGGGGTTGGCCGTGTTGGTGCTGTCCGCCTACGTGGAGCAGGCATTCGCGACACAGTTGCTGACCGACGGCGGCTCCCACCTCGGGTATTTGCTGAAAGAACGCGTGGGCAGGGTGACAGAGTTCCTGGACGCACTGCACCGAGTCGCCGGCGGCGGGACCGCGATGGACCCAGAGGTCATCGCGCAACTGTTGACCAGGACCCGGTCGGATACCCGCGTCGACCGGCTCACCGCCAGAGAGCGCGACGTCCTGGCCCTGATGGCCGAGGGCCTCGGCAACAGCGTCATCGCCGAACGGTTGTCCGTCACAGATGGCGCTGTGCACAAGCACATCCGCAGCATTTTCGCCAAACTGGACCTCAGCCCGACCGACCGGGTCGACCGTCGAGTCACAGCGGTCCTGCGGTACCTGGAAGACAGCCGCCACCGTGCCTGA
- a CDS encoding sensor histidine kinase produces MTTQRGAQLPRKRDVWSRVRDTVESLEHLVGGLATGVMALATLLWLVVTALLCVVGVGLYLAPTALRVVRVVADRERARLSRWGVAIVDPEPLPDSLGAALRDPAVRQELRWILCHAAAGFLLGIVGATLPLYVVTDITFLLWWQLLPPDAASDTLGLVRVHDAEDALWVTLMGMGWGLVVVAVLPLMARAQARIGRGLLSPDPGADLALRVVRLAATRAAALEAHAAELRRIERSLHDGTQNRLVAVSVLLGAARRALARDPASVGEVLERAQFAAEQALAELRDVVRSILPPVLSDRSLPSALTALVASCPVPCVIDADLPERCAASVEATAYLVVAEALTNIAKHSGARNASVQLRYSGGLLLVKVTDDGHGGAEEGSGSGLVGIRRRVEAHDGMFTLDSPIEGPTVLTVGLPCGS; encoded by the coding sequence ATGACGACGCAGAGGGGCGCCCAGCTGCCGCGGAAGCGGGACGTGTGGTCGCGCGTGCGCGACACCGTGGAATCCCTCGAACACCTCGTTGGTGGGCTGGCCACCGGCGTCATGGCGCTCGCGACGCTGTTGTGGCTGGTCGTCACCGCGTTGCTCTGTGTCGTTGGCGTGGGACTCTACTTGGCGCCGACGGCATTGCGGGTGGTTCGGGTGGTCGCTGACCGGGAGCGTGCCCGGCTGTCCCGCTGGGGAGTGGCGATCGTCGACCCCGAGCCGTTACCCGACTCATTGGGCGCTGCCCTGCGGGATCCGGCGGTCCGGCAGGAGCTGCGCTGGATTCTGTGCCACGCGGCAGCCGGGTTCCTGCTCGGCATCGTGGGGGCCACGCTGCCGCTTTATGTGGTCACCGACATTACCTTCCTGCTCTGGTGGCAGTTGCTCCCGCCGGATGCCGCTTCGGACACCCTGGGTCTCGTCCGTGTCCATGACGCCGAGGACGCGCTATGGGTGACGTTGATGGGCATGGGCTGGGGGCTCGTCGTTGTCGCTGTTCTTCCGCTCATGGCGCGTGCGCAGGCGCGGATCGGTCGAGGTTTGCTGTCGCCCGATCCCGGTGCCGATCTGGCGCTCCGCGTCGTCCGGCTGGCGGCGACCCGCGCCGCAGCGCTGGAGGCCCACGCCGCTGAACTCCGGCGGATCGAGCGGTCGCTGCACGACGGGACCCAGAACCGCCTGGTCGCGGTCAGCGTGTTGCTGGGCGCGGCTCGGCGCGCGCTGGCGCGGGATCCGGCGAGCGTCGGCGAGGTGCTCGAACGTGCTCAGTTCGCTGCGGAACAGGCACTCGCGGAACTGCGTGACGTGGTCCGCAGTATCCTGCCCCCGGTGCTGTCCGACCGGAGTCTTCCCAGCGCGCTGACCGCGTTGGTCGCGTCGTGCCCGGTGCCCTGCGTCATCGACGCTGATCTGCCCGAACGATGTGCCGCTTCCGTCGAGGCAACGGCCTATCTCGTGGTCGCCGAGGCGTTGACCAACATCGCCAAGCACAGCGGTGCGCGCAACGCGAGTGTCCAGCTCCGGTACAGCGGTGGGTTGCTCCTCGTGAAGGTAACCGACGACGGCCACGGCGGTGCGGAAGAGGGCAGCGGGTCAGGACTCGTCGGCATCCGCCGCCGCGTCGAGGCGCACGACGGCATGTTCACATTGGACAGCCCCATCGAGGGCCCGACTGTGCTGACTGTGGGGTTGCCGTGCGGATCGTGA